A genomic region of Sulfurospirillum tamanense contains the following coding sequences:
- a CDS encoding deoxyguanosinetriphosphate triphosphohydrolase, with the protein MKTTLSAKRYKSQGRYEAQEAQENRTPFLTDYDRIIFSNPFRRLSKKTQVHPLSKNDHVHNRLTHSLEVASVGRTLGLGVGRYLEAQEGFGHSPYEVAAIVQSACLAHDIGNPPFGHAGEEIIKEWFATHQNTPLMEEINPEQRADFLCFDGNAQSLRIVTQLENHAYAGGMRLTLSTQAAMIKYPWEACDARSKGKKFSYFQSEKSIARTIFEEFDLVQEGVFVRHPFSYLMEAADDICYALLDIKDAVELNMLEVANLEHIFLPLCGKKAYEETLGSSAMSDFQKVSRLCAFAIGRLSEHAIETFVDHKLFVPRTDVKDLISLFSHKALQEGLAAAKELGHNHIFNEPRKIELELGAYRTIGILLEDLINAAYALHVNQKTFKTERALTLMGNDAPRTSQSLYEKYQAVLDYIVGMTDNYATRLAGQLAGLGR; encoded by the coding sequence GTGAAAACAACCCTTTCAGCCAAACGCTACAAAAGCCAAGGGCGGTACGAAGCGCAAGAGGCTCAAGAAAACCGCACGCCATTTTTGACCGATTATGACCGGATTATTTTTTCTAACCCTTTTCGCAGGCTTTCTAAAAAAACCCAAGTGCACCCCCTTTCTAAAAACGACCACGTGCACAACCGTCTGACCCATTCGCTAGAGGTGGCAAGCGTGGGACGGACACTGGGGCTTGGAGTAGGGCGATATTTGGAAGCGCAAGAGGGGTTTGGTCACTCTCCTTATGAAGTTGCGGCGATTGTGCAAAGTGCGTGCTTGGCCCACGACATTGGCAATCCGCCCTTTGGGCATGCGGGCGAAGAAATCATCAAAGAGTGGTTTGCCACCCATCAAAATACGCCATTAATGGAAGAAATTAATCCAGAACAAAGGGCGGATTTTTTGTGTTTTGATGGTAATGCACAGAGTTTACGCATTGTCACTCAGCTTGAAAACCACGCCTATGCAGGAGGAATGCGCCTGACGCTTTCAACCCAAGCGGCTATGATTAAATATCCGTGGGAAGCGTGCGATGCGCGCTCAAAAGGAAAGAAATTTAGTTATTTTCAAAGCGAAAAGAGCATTGCTAGGACGATTTTTGAAGAGTTTGATTTGGTGCAAGAGGGTGTTTTTGTACGTCACCCTTTCTCGTACCTTATGGAGGCTGCGGATGATATTTGCTATGCCCTTTTAGACATTAAAGATGCGGTTGAGCTAAACATGCTTGAAGTGGCTAATTTGGAACATATATTTTTGCCTTTGTGCGGAAAAAAGGCTTACGAAGAGACGCTAGGTAGCAGCGCCATGAGTGATTTTCAAAAGGTTTCAAGGTTGTGCGCCTTTGCCATTGGGCGATTGAGCGAACATGCGATTGAGACGTTTGTGGACCATAAGCTTTTTGTGCCAAGAACGGATGTGAAAGACCTCATCTCACTCTTTTCACACAAAGCGCTGCAGGAGGGTTTGGCGGCAGCTAAGGAGCTAGGCCATAATCATATCTTTAATGAGCCACGCAAGATTGAGCTAGAACTTGGGGCGTATCGGACTATTGGGATTTTGTTGGAAGATTTGATAAATGCGGCGTATGCTTTACATGTAAACCAAAAAACCTTCAAAACCGAACGCGCATTGACGCTCATGGGTAACGACGCGCCAAGGACTTCTCAGAGTTTGTATGAAAAATACCAAGCGGTGTTAGATTACATTGTAGGGATGACAGACAACTACGCCACCCGCTTGGCCGGACAGTTAGCAGGGCTTGGTCGCTAG